The genomic window TGATTGTCGCAGTCGGGGACGTAGTCCAAAATCACATCCTGCTTGGCGCAAACGCATAAATTTTGTCATCAGGCTGGACGAGAGGAAACCTTAAAATTTGCGGGTGGTCCAGAAGCCACAATTTCAGCTTCCTAAACGGAGGATGTTCAGAACGTACTTGCTCTTAGTGGCACTCACGGCGTCAGCAAGGACCGTTCTGATAATGATCGTTGCGAGAACGCTGACGAAGAGCAGACCAGGTCGGGCTTCCGTCATTTCTCCTGCTTAGAGGTAAGTGAACTTAGTGAAGTGAATATTAATGTGCTTCCTAGACCGCAGACCAGGTTGCTTCTCAACGGATGAGGACAAGGCTGAAATTCCGTTCTACCGTATCCTTCGAAAATAAGACAGAAGTCGGTCGGAACATCAGCGAAAACAAAATCTAGCTAAGCGAGGATATATCAATAAAAAAGGTACAgctaaaaaagagagagaaacaaAGTGACAAAAACACCTACAAAGACAGATCTGTACTAAGAATATAATGCTATGGCAACTGATTTAGAAAGAGCAatcaaatagaaaaataagatttcattttttgttggTCTTACTTGGAACCTAAGCCCGAGTCCGGAGCGTGGGAAAATTGAAGCATTTGAGAGTAAAGAGGAATTAGAGAAAGTGGATAAACGGACTATAGAGATGATGGTCTGAAGATCCCATGGGTACCAAAGTTTCTCATACTCAACTATAACTAAATTTTTTAGTCCACTCTCCGCATTATTGAGTCATCCGGATAGGGGGATCTTTACACCGAATGAATGATCCGGCTTACAAGAAAAGCCTTCGCCTCTGGTGCCACGCCTGGGCAAACGTCCTGATTGTTATATCCTATCCAACACAAAAGAGTGATACATTTTACGCGCTTTAACAAAGCACATTAGCTACAGAGTCCGGGAAGTGAGAAAGAGCTATAAGGGCAGCGTACTTTGACTCGTATCCAGCACCATGCAATGAACCTCCTTGTTTCGTTCGTTGCTGCGTTCGTCTTGATTTCTGTTTACGTTCCGCCAAGTGAGTCCTCGACCAACATCACAATACATGATTGATTGTCTCACCTCCTTGTCGCGAAGGTGCACCGTGCGGCTCAGAGTCTGAATGAGAATTAGCCAAAAGAGATACTGATTCGGAGAGACGTTATTGCTAGTGATACGGGCGCTGCCAGCACAAGGGGAAGGCAGAAACGGTCTTGCTACATGGCAATTTTTTACAAGAACATCGTTTACGACTTCTCTAAGAAAAGAGTTCGTCAAGCCGGTGAAGAGTCGTGGACTGAATACAAAATGGTTGAGTCCGGAAAGAGCTACTGAACTACAGAAGAAGTTGCCAAATTCAACGACGACTGTAATAAAAACTTTTCGAACAACTGTCAAACCTACGTGAGTCGACTGAAAAATTTTCTGAAGAGTTGCAGTGGGTTGCTGACTCTGCACTAGAAAATGGCTTAATGTGCAAAGCTCTTTGCTGCATGCAAAAGCCAGCTGCGTTGTTGTTGTGTTACCGTCTTGCTGATATTGAAACACTTCTTCAGAGATCATTAGCTCAGTGTACGAGGCCCATTTTGGGTAGTGTAAAAAACAAGACATCTGTGTGATTAGGTAGGCCGTACTCTTTCATAGCTATTGCGGTCTTACCAAGAAAGATTTGTGCCGCATACAGTTGAAAGCATCTCACATGATCAATCGATCAAACAATACTCAATTGTctagaagacgattttcgcttGTCATAATTGTTTCAAGTTGATTATTTAAGAGCTGAGGGTAAAGATTGGTTAGATAGAGGAAAGTATCAGCGCTTCGCGACAACTTATTTGGTGCAGTATGATCAGATTACCGGTAAGTGCGGGGGTAAGTGCATGCGAGAGTAGAGAGGCGGAGCATAAATCAATTTCCTACTGGCTCTACTCAAATCATATTAACGCTGTCCGGGAACTGAGAGCCTGGGAACGAGACCAAAACGAAGCGGAGCGCACGTATCTCGCCAACTTTACTTGGATTCTGATGaattcctttctttttttcgccGCTGTGTTtgtcttcatttcttttaaCGTTTCACCAAGTGAGTCGCCGCACCATGATACTAGTAAATGTGTAGTATCTCACCGACGGCTTTTTCGTGACTCAGGTGCACCGTGCTGCCGCAAAACATGGGAGTTAGGCAAGAGGGGTATCAGTGGCAGTCTGAGTAGCAAGTCCAGGAGAGACGTGCTCGCTACCCGAGCCGATGTTGCTAAAAAAGATAGGCAGAAGCGATTCCTTTGGCCCTACGGCTGTGTTCACACAGCGATTAAGTACAGGGATGTCGTATACGATTTCTCTAAGGGTGGTGTATCGAATGATGAGACGTGGAGTAACTACACATTAATTACGTCGGGAATGAGCTACTGCACAAAAGGAGAAGTTGAAAAGTTCAACAACGAATATTCTGAGAAGTACGGGATTTTTACCAACAACTGTCAAACCTACGTGAAGAAACTGATAAAATTTCTGAATATCAGTAGTTCAAGTTGCAGTGGTTGCTGACTGCCTGCACTAGAAGGTTGATGTGAGGCATGCAAAAATTTGCTATCAGTGTGTGTTATTGTGCTTCTGGCTTGCTGAATATGCTCTACTACATTCTTCAGCTTATTTAGTGTAGGCATCAGAGATCCCTATGTTTCTGAAGAGTTGCAGTGGTTGCTGATTGTCTGCATTTAAAAAAGCCTAATGTGCAAACGCTCTTTGCTACATGCAAAAGCTAGCTGCGTTGTCGCTATATGTTACCGTCTTGCTGATTATGTAATACTAATTTCTTCATAGATTGCTAGTAGCTTTTAGCTCAGTCCACAAGGCCCATATAGGTATCCGAGAAGGGAGCGATTATTTCATGGTCTCAAGTTGTGTTCAAAAGCTCCGAtcacgtcatcgtcttcagcACAGGTCGTTTCATTGCTCTTCCGTATCATCCTTTTCGCAATCATACTCTTATTTGAAAACGCTAGCGGTCACAAACCGCAACAATACGTAATATACagtacgtcgtcgcgacCTAGTTATCAGCGATTCATAGATGGACGATGATCAATCCCACGTCGTTTAATTGTCTGTCTAATTAGTGTCTTGCgcgccgtcgatcgcgacgctCAATCTCAACACGCTTGCCTCAATCATCGGGAGTACTAATGGTCCATGTACTTCCAGATGCCAGCGGGTGACGAATGTTTGGCAGCCAAGTTCGACCGATCCGGTCAACCAGGGAAAATTTTCACTGGCGAACGTTCGATTATTTGGAAGTAAAAGGACTTGAACTTGGGAACAAACGTTGAACGTCAATGACTTTGAGAAGCCTTGATTACGTGTGCTTCAGATATGACCTACCCGTCAGCTGCGGCCGTGCCGTGCTACATACGAGAGGCAAGAAGAGCCATATAGAACTTGGCACCAATGAAACTCTCCATCGTTTTTGTTGCTGCGTTCATCTCATTTTCGTTTCCTCCCACCGACGCTTTTGGATGGTGGGGGAGTCGACCTGGTCGTAAGTCACCAAAGTGCCTACACACTACGTGAACTCTAGTATATAAACTCAGGTTCGACCTGCACGAAGGCTAAGCATACATGGACAGAAGGCGCAAGACCACTTTCCTTTCCGAGTAGTCTACCGCCGCCGGAGAGACGTGGACGTTaccgacgacgccgctcaCGTCGCTGGCACTATCAGAGGAAAAGCTCGACATAAGCAATTCTGTGGCGTGGGCTACGGCTTGAAACACACGGCAGTTAAATACGGAGGCAACGTTTACGATTTCACTACCACCAGCGTGCCGCGAGAAAGAACGCCGAGTCGTGGAGTCAGTATACTCAggcgtcgaattttttctatgaaGTGTCGGGAACGAGTTACTGTACGGCGAATGAAGTGGACACGTTCAACAACACCTATACTAGTACTGATAGAGACTACAATGTCTGCTCGTTCAACTGCCAAACCTTCGTCAATGCCCTAAACGGGTTTCTGTTAAATGATTCTATACGTAGACTCGAAACTGTGCAAAAGCTGTTTTCCCTggcttcgattttttcgtgcACGTCTGCTGCGTGCCACTTAGAAAGGACAGCTGCGCTATACTCGTTGTGTTATTTGCTCATTGGCAGTCTATATTTGATTGATAGTCTACAGTGGTGTCCTTGAATAAGAAGAGTTTTGGGCACCCCCAACGTTTAGAATTCCAACTCACACCGGTTAGATGAAACTGCCACACGGAATCATTTAGCACTCGGTCTAATGCTACACAGCTGACGGTCGCTGACAAATCAGCTATCACCATGCCCACTTCAATACCGGATCAAGTTGAGAGagctatatatatattacaATCAAACGGCATGAAAGCGGCACAAAGACGAAATCCCCGCTCAAAAGGACTACTTATCTCCGGCGCGCAATAGGCTGACAAAGGGAACTAAAGAATGTGTTtaatgaaaacgacgtcgcggtACGATTGCTTTTCAATTCGGCTGCGAATCCGGAGGAAATTTATGATGTCACCGATAGTGGCGGCTGAGCCGATGAGCAGCGCCGTTCATTGTAGAGAAATCACAGAGCTGCCCACGGCGGTTTCGAACTGAGGCTGAAGCATTTGGAAGTGAAGATTAtttagagaaaaacgatCTTCATCTCTGTGGATAAATggaacaaaaaaacaattagTGGGCTTGCCTGAGTTTTTATGGAAGCGATAGGTAATAGAACGTGGGTACATTCCTAAAGCAGATTGGTATCCTATTCGATTGCCGTGTGTCTACCTGCACGGAGTGTATTTCTTGCTGAGGCGGTTTGTTTTCTGAGTTTTCTGTCTTTGAACTCCTCTCAAACGTAGTCTACatgcaaagaaaatgataCACAAAGCTTggttcgatttcttttctatctcACTtgcaggggagaagaatcgattcgaatcgacgatttcgcgtcTCCGCAGGCTTCGCTGCAAGGTTTTGCTACTCTACAAGTAGGTTTCGGCTGAGCTAAGGGGCTGGAGAACGACCGATTTTCTTAGGCGTAGTTTTACTGCCGTGACGAACCTCCCAAAAAGGGTTTTGCTTCACTCATACTAGTCATACTGCCTTGCAGTCTTTGTTTGTACTCACCTGAGTGACGCTGGAGTGAATTGAGTGAAGTTatgcgtcgaaacgacgggtTTTCCCTATTGGAGCCCcgattttttaaaaaccTGCTAAACGCAATCTTTCTTATACGTTTAACTTGAGACGCCTGTTgtttcgacgaaaaaacttttctcgcgttcgaAATAAGCCACAAAAGtctatcacgtgacacgttgattttaatatttcggcGACGGGTCGAGTCCCGTACAGTTTATCACACCTTTTCCAGGAATTGTATCTTACGACCTTCAGACAGAGAAAATCCGGCTCAAAGAGACTCAGGAGATCCTCTTCCTGCTGCCACGCCTTATTGAAAGTGAAAGGGCCAACGCCCTGATCGTATCGCACATCCAAAACACGGAAACGGTTTACTGAAATACtgaaaaattgcaaaatgACGATCACATTCTATTGAGTCGTTAGACTGACACATACTACTAGCAAACTAAAAATGACCCTTTTCTaaaaacattcaaaaaaacaaagaattcAAGTTTCACGCGAGgttctatttcttttgcatttgAGAGTAGACAACTCCCCCTTCATTGCTCGCTGACTGCAGAGTGGCACTTTTGGATCCACTATGGTCCAAGGCAGCATAATTCACGTCCCCCTTTTCATCCTAGAAATAGAATATCATATTTTAATTGCTTACTAGAACCAAAGGGAGGCTGCTTCCAATTCATCCGTGCACATGCATGATCCACGAACAAGCAAACACAACAGCTACATGTAACATCACCTCCACATTTACACTATCTAGTTATTACCTTATTTTAACTCAAATATACAGTAGCGAGTCACAACCCAACAGTACTACTCCTCACGAACGCAATGctttactttcttcttcttgtctaCTTGGGCGTAGACATCGCCACCTGTAGGAGCTTGCTGGGCTGCTTTCTTCGTACTCTTCTTTGACATGTCAGGTTTGGCGTACTCTTCCTTTGGGGCTGACTCGGGAGCTGCCTTggacttctcttcttttgtaGCTGACACTGCGCCGCCTGACACTCCATAGGGCTCAACTTCATCctcttgtttttttgaagaggCTGCTGCTGGGGCTCCTGGAGACGTTGCATATGGTTCAGCTTCTTCAACATCTCTGAATGCCGACGCGTTACACAAAGAGCTGAGAACGCTATTCAAGCATACTCTAGGGGCacgctttctttcttgcCTTCATTTTTGCTGCCTAAAAAATGTATCTGTAACTGCACGTTGAGGGATCAAATGGTCACAGTACCGGTGCAACAGTTGTCATAACACTTGAAGCAGCACAAACAGCATTTACGTTGCAGACATTGGCGACACGAAAGTTTTATAGGACACAAAAGAAGGAGCAGAAGAACAATCACAGCCACACCACCAACACTACAACCAATAGCGATGTAAGGCGTAGAACCAGCTAAAAAACAATAACAGATTTAGAAAAGATCATTTCAGATATTACGCTGCAGCTCTGTAGTCATGGCGTCAGTTACTCTAGGCGTATTTGTAGCCATTGTGCTAGGTATTACTAAAGGGTTCTGAAACTAGAGTTATCAAACAAACCGTATCTACTGACCTGTTGTTGATGCTGTTGTAGATACGGGAGGACTTGTAGTTGCAGGTTGGTTGCCTATAACAATAACAATGATTATTGTCATTTTACAAGCATTTTAgaggaagaaacgactcACATTCTACCCGAAGTGGAGAACTGTACCCATTGCTAATCATTAATCTGTAATGACGAGGTTTCCCTGGAATCATAACAGACACGCTATAATTGTTAGGCCCTTCCTTCACTAGACGCGGTGACTGGTTGTCAAATTTGACTTCAGTAGGCTTTGGACTAGAAGTGAAAGTACAGTTCGCAATGCTTCCATTGTTTGCATTGCACAAATCACATATGTGCAATCTAAGAACTGCACAATAACGTTCATATAACGTTTACCCAGCGTGAAAAATTTCATGCCACTTACGATGAACTATCAGTGTGAAATTTATTGAATCTCTTCCAACCACATTTATTGCTTCAATCCTATAAACTCCACCATCAGAAATAGACGCGCTCGTCGCCCTGATTTGATAGAGAGTTGAAGTCAAATTCGCGAGAATTAGCGAATGATCGCGAGTTGTGTTTAAGAGTGTAACATTTGGATCCGGTCTTCCTTCAATGACGTTCACAGAAATATGAATTGGGTCTCCCTCGGCGATCACATCAGAAATACGGTCAAGTTGAAGTTTGGGAATTACTAAACACGTTGGATGCGCACACGTGCAGTGAATCAAAGTACGTATCGTACCTCCGAGTTTTACGATGACTGATCCGgcaaacgacgatgacgaagatggAATACCATTAGTTACAGTCGTGACAGTGACCAGAGGACGAAATGACGATCCGTCCGGAATCGACGCGTCAAAGTCAAACTCCAGCATTGTAGTTAGACCAGAAGTACTCGCGGAGAATCGAGCAGCGTTCGGAACAGCAGAtaaagtcgtcgaattgccTCCAAGGCTTAGAAACCACCCAAAAGTTACGGATTGAGCTGCGACGCGAGAAGTGTACGTCAATGTCACGCTATCTCCACGAAAAGCGAACAAATCAGTACTGGAACCGGAATCGTCTCCGACATTCGCCGAACGTTGAACTAGAGAGTCTTTTAGCCTTCCTAATCACAATTGCTAGTAAACAAACCAGATTCCGAGTTCGATGCAATGGCTAAAAGATAAACGACGCAGAGAATCGCCCGAcccagagccgtatatagagagagcTGCGACATCATTGCGCACGCTAGCCCATCACGTGGTATTTTGAACGCCATTTTGTGTCCAACTGTTCTTGCTTAGAACATCGATAGGCACAGCAGAAAGACAGACTTTGTTTTTGAAACAAAACGGAGAAGTAGGATTACCGCTCTGGCCCGACCATTAGCCGACTAaagtgcgcatgcgctttgAGCAATGAGAGGCTTCGGCTActtttgtttgctttttAATTTCGTCGCATTTTCAGAGCCCGGTTTGGCATATGTTTATTATAAAGAGTTtcattaaattaaatttaatgTAGTTCAACGTTCGGCGAATGTCGGAGACGATTCCGGTTCCAGTACTGATTTGTTCGCTTTTCGTGGAGATAGCGTGACATTGACGTACACTTCTCGCGTCGCAGCTCAATCCGTAACTTTTGGGTGGTTTGTAAGCCTTGGAggcaattcgacgactttaTCTGCTGTTCCGAACGCTGCTCGATTCTCCGCGAGTACTTCTGGTCTAACTACAATGCTGGAGTTTGACTTTGACGCGTCGATTCCGGACGGATCGTCATTTCGTCCTCTGGTCACTGTCACGACTGTAACTAATGGTattccgtcttcgtcatcgtcgtttgcCGGATCAGTCATCGTAAAACTCGGAGGTACGATACGTACTTTGATTCACTGCACGTGTGCGCATCCAACGTGTTTAGTAATTCCCAAACTTCAACTTGACCGTATTTCTTATGGGATTGCCGAGGGAGACCCAATTCATATTTCTGTGAACGTCATTGAAGGAAGACCGGATCCAAATGTTACACTCTTAAACACAACTCACGATCATTCGCTAATGCTCGTGAATCTGAGTTCAACTCTCTATCAAATTAGGACGACGAGCGCGTCTATTTCTGATAGCGGAGTTCATAGGATTGAAGCAATGAATGTGGTTGGAAGAGATTCAATAAATTTCACACTGATAGTTCATGGTAAGTGGCATGAAATTTGGCGCATAAGAGAAACTTTTTTGCAGTTCTTAGATTGCTTGACTGTGATGTGTGCAATGCAAAGAATGGAAGCATAGTGAACTGTATTTTCATTTCCAGTCCCAAGCCCAAAGTCAATCTCAACAACCAGTTAGCTCCAGTGAAGGAAGTGGCTGGATTTGACAATTACAGTTATGTTGTATCTGTAACGATACCTTGGCAACCTCGTAAGTTGATGATAAGCAATGGGTACAGTTCTGCAATTCGGGTAGAATGTGAGTTTTTTTGTAACGTGACAATaaagaataattttttgtcaTAGGCAACGGACCTGTAACTACAGCTGCTTCATCATTGTTTACAGGCAACGGACCTGTAACTACAGCTGCTCCATCATTGTTTACCACAGGTCAATTCGCTTAGCGGAAGTTAGTTGTACTGGGCAGCATGCATTTGTAGGAAAGAAAGTGACTGAATCGAATGAAATTACTTTTCAGTCACTGTCACCAAGCAAGACCGAAGGGAGTTGTGAAAGAAATGAAGGTACGTTGTTGTAGATGAGTGGGATACATTTCAAGTGGATATATACGTATAGGCTACATCGCTGCAATAGCAGTTCTTTCTGTGTTGCTTAGTGCTGCTCTAATTGGAATATTGATTGTTTGGATTTACATGAAACGGTATTGATCTTTATcatttgattgattgatcACACCTTTTTTGTAATGATGTAGTGGAAAGAGGAAAGAAGATCTTATTTcagcaaaagaaacagagaacgaaaaagacgttgaaatGCATTCAAGCTCGCTCTATCAAGATGCATCAAAACTTGCGAGAGTGACAGAAACTCGTGCAAAGGGTAGTGCCATGGCTGAGTATGCTTCAATTTCAGAGACAAAGTAGCACCAAAGTTCTTGCACTGTAGGTTCGGTTGCAACTTCTTGTGGACACGCTTTTCTTTGTAATTGCCTTTATAATCCTCTTTTCCTAATCTTTTCTGAAAACATTGCAACAAAGAAGCAACCGCTGGGGAAGCAGATTTTTCGATGATTCCGTTAACATGTTATTTGCAGCCGCAGAGCAGACAAACTGCGTCCACAGTCTATGCTGCGCCGATCCAAGATCTTTTGCAGCGTACAATaagtgaagaaaaattgcGTAGCTTTGCTTTATTCAAATTTAGACTACTGGAATCATGCAAAAGTAGACGGCATAGCTGGAATTACAGATGGAAACGGTATGCCATAGACACCAACCAACCATGCGTGCATTTGTCTGTCTTGCTATTGCTGGTaaaggaattttttcgaGTCAGTGCGCAGCGAAAAATGTGATATGTACGGAACTTTTATAGCGCTTGTTGAAACAGCCTATAAGTAGCAAACAATGCCCATATCAAAGCTTCAGGGCacaaagaagagcaagaacAATCAAAAACACCACAACCAACAGTGACAGAAAGGAAATACAGAGGCAGCTAAACTCCTAAGTTTCAGACTCTGCGGCGTCCTGCAACGGCGCTACTGGGTGGGTGTATTAACACCCGTTGTGCTAGACATTAAAGGCCTATAAAACTAAAGTGACCTAAAATCGTATTCACCGACTGGTTGGTGCTGTGGTTGTCGATAAAGTAGGAACAGATTGGTTGCCTATAATGAGAACAATAGTACCTGCAGTTTTACAAAAGAATGACTCACATTCTACCAGAATTGGAGAACTGTACCCATTGCTTATCATTAATATGTACTGACGAGGTTGCCCAGGTAGAATTACAGGTACGAAATAATTGACAAATCCAATCGCTTTCTTTACTGAAACTGACTGGTTGTTGAATTTAGCTTCAGTAGGTTCTGGACTAGAACGGAAATTACAGTTCACTGCGCTCCCATTGTTTGCATTGCACAAATCACAGTCAAACAATCTGAGAACTGCCAAAAACATGTTTTCTCTCGTGCATCATCTTTCTGTGTCACTTACAACAAACTGCCACAGTGACATTTATTGAATCTCTTCCAACTGCATTCATTGCTTCAACCCTATAAACTCCTCTATCAGAAATAGACGTGTTCATTTTTCTGATTTGATAGTGCGTTGAATTCAGAGCCACAAACAATAATGCTCGATCAGGAGTTGTATTTGAGAATGTAACACTTGGACTCGGTCTTCCTTCAATGGCATTTACAGCAATACTTATTGGATCCCCCTCAGAAACCACAACGTTAGAAATACTGTCAAGTATGGGAATTATTATACTACAATAGATTAGCATACGTAGAGTGAATCAGTAGTATTGTACCTCCAAGTTTTATTGTGACTGATCCAGCAGATGACTGTGATGCAGACGTCATGCCATCAGTTACAATCGTGACTGTGACGTTAGGACGAAATGTCGAACCGTCCGTAATTGACGTCGTAAAGTCGAACTCCAGCATTGCTTTAAAACTTTTAGTAATTTTTATGAATCCGGGAACCGTAGAcaaagaagtcgaattgcCCCCGACGTTCATAAACCATGCAACACCTATTGACAGAGCTGCGCCGTGAAAGGCGTACGTCAGTGTTATCCTATCCCCACGACGTGCGTATAAATCAGTGGAACCATTCTCTCCGACAACAGCCGAACGTTGAACTAGAGAGACTTTCTATTTTAATCCAATAGCTATGTACTAAACAAACCAGATTCAGAGTATGATGCAATGgttagaagagaaacgatgTGGAGATTCGCCAGACACATGCTGATCAGAGTGCGCGTGCGCAATGAAAGGCTTAGCTTTCTTCGTGTTTCTTAATTCTCTCGCATTGTCAGAGCCCGGTTGGCATGCATCTACTGCATTCAGCGCTATTAAAACATATCTCTAGTTCAACGTTCGGCTGTTGTCGGAGAGAATGGTTCCACTGATCTATATGCACGTTGTGGGGATAGGATAACACTGACGTACGCCTTTCACGGCGCAGCTCAGTCAATAGGTGTTGCATGGTTTATGAACGTCGGGGgcaattcgacttctttgTCTGCGGTTCCCGGATTCGTTGCAACTACTTCTGATCTCAACGCAACGTTGGACTTCAATGTGTCGATTCCAGACGGATCGTCATTTCGTCCTCTGGTCACAGTCACGACTGTGACTAATGGTGTGCCGtcttattcatttttttttcgtggaTCGGTCACAGTAAAACTCGGAGGTACGATAAGAACTACTATTGATCACTGTACGTGTGCGGATCTATTGTGGTATAGTAATTCCCATGCTTGAAAGTATTTCTGATGTTGTGGCTGCTGAAGGAGACCCAATAAATATTGCTGTGAACGTCATTGAAGGAAAGCCAAATCCAATAGTTACACTCTCAAAAACAACTCATAATCAATCACAATTGTTTGTGGCTCTGAATTCAACGCACTATCAAATCAGAAAGATGAGCGCGTCTATTTCTGATGGAGGAGTTTATAGGGTCAAAGCAATAAATGCGGTTGGAAGCGATGCAATAAATTTTACAGTGAC from Oscarella lobularis chromosome 1, ooOscLobu1.1, whole genome shotgun sequence includes these protein-coding regions:
- the LOC136192260 gene encoding uncharacterized protein isoform X2 encodes the protein MAFKIPRDGLACAMMSQLSLYTALGRAILCVVYLLAIASNSESVQRSANVGDDSGSSTDLFAFRGDSVTLTYTSRVAAQSVTFGWFLSLGGNSTTLSAVPNAARFSASTSGLTTMLEFDFDASIPDGSSFRPLVTVTTVTNGIPSSSSSFAGSVIVKLGVIPKLQLDRISDVIAEGDPIHISVNVIEGRPDPNVTLLNTTRDHSLILANLTSTLYQIRATSASISDGGVYRIEAINVVGRDSINFTLIVHLLRLHICDLCNANNGSIANCTFTSSPKPTEVKFDNQSPRLVKEGPNNYSVSVMIPGKPRHYRLMISNGYSSPLRVECNQPATTSPPVSTTASTTAGSTPYIAIGCSVGGVAVIVLLLLLLCPIKLSCRQCLQRKCCLCCFKCYDNCCTGSKNEGKKESVPLEDVEEAEPYATSPGAPAAASSKKQEDEVEPYGVSGGAVSATKEEKSKAAPESAPKEEYAKPDMSKKSTKKAAQQAPTGGDVYAQVDKKKKDEKGDVNYAALDHSGSKSATLQSASNEGGVVYSQMQKK
- the LOC136183864 gene encoding uncharacterized protein, with the protein product MRGFGYFCLLFNFVAFSEPVQRSANVGDDSGSSTDLFAFRGDSVTLTYTSRVAAQSVTFGWFVSLGGNSTTLSAVPNAARFSASTSGLTTMLEFDFDASIPDGSSFRPLVTVTTVTNGIPSSSSSFAGSVIVKLGVIPKLQLDRISYGIAEGDPIHISVNVIEGRPDPNVTLLNTTHDHSLMLVNLSSTLYQIRTTSASISDSGVHRIEAMNVVGRDSINFTLIVHVLRLLDCDVCNAKNGSIVNCIFISSPKPKVNLNNQLAPVKEVAGFDNYSYVVSVTIPWQPRKLMISNGYSSAIRVECNGPVTTAASSLFTGNGPVTTAAPSLFTTGKKVTESNEITFQSLSPSKTEGSCERNEGYIAAIAVLSVLLSAALIGILIVWIYMKRGKRKEDLISAKETENEKDVEMHSSSLYQDASKLARVTETRAKGSAMAEYASISETK
- the LOC136192260 gene encoding uncharacterized protein isoform X1, with the translated sequence MAFKIPRDGLACAMMSQLSLYTALGRAILCVVYLLAIASNSESVQRSANVGDDSGSSTDLFAFRGDSVTLTYTSRVAAQSVTFGWFLSLGGNSTTLSAVPNAARFSASTSGLTTMLEFDFDASIPDGSSFRPLVTVTTVTNGIPSSSSSFAGSVIVKLGVIPKLQLDRISDVIAEGDPIHISVNVIEGRPDPNVTLLNTTRDHSLILANLTSTLYQIRATSASISDGGVYRIEAINVVGRDSINFTLIVHLLRLHICDLCNANNGSIANCTFTSSPKPTEVKFDNQSPRLVKEGPNNYSVSVMIPGKPRHYRLMISNGYSSPLRVECNQPATTSPPVSTTASTTVIPSTMATNTPRVTDAMTTELQPGSTPYIAIGCSVGGVAVIVLLLLLLCPIKLSCRQCLQRKCCLCCFKCYDNCCTGSKNEGKKESVPLEDVEEAEPYATSPGAPAAASSKKQEDEVEPYGVSGGAVSATKEEKSKAAPESAPKEEYAKPDMSKKSTKKAAQQAPTGGDVYAQVDKKKKDEKGDVNYAALDHSGSKSATLQSASNEGGVVYSQMQKK
- the LOC136187612 gene encoding uncharacterized protein isoform X2, yielding MKGLAFFVFLNSLALSEPVQRSAVVGENGSTDLYARCGDRITLTYAFHGAAQSIGVAWFMNVGGNSTSLSAVPGFVATTSDLNATLDFNVSIPDGSSFRPLVTVTTVTNGVPSYSFFFRGSVTVKLGVIPMLESISDVVAAEGDPINIAVNVIEGKPNPIVTLSKTTHNQSQLFVALNSTHYQIRKMSASISDGGVYRVKAINAVGSDAINFTVTIYFLRLDDCDLCNANNGSRVKCIFSSNPKPIDVTFENHSLSPKEEAIGLGFGKYEVSVMIPGHSHYYAILIRNGYNLSILVECNLFVSIAPTVPPSVLATGRKTTEANENSEITVQSSSNAAKMSCRRYEGYIAAIAVLSTLFSAALIGIVILFVCLRRRNRKEDPFPTKEKGLEMHPSPVYQVASKLTRDD
- the LOC136187612 gene encoding uncharacterized protein isoform X1, with product MKGLAFFVFLNSLALSEPVQRSAVVGENGSTDLYARCGDRITLTYAFHGAAQSIGVAWFMNVGGNSTSLSAVPGFVATTSDLNATLDFNVSIPDGSSFRPLVTVTTVTNGVPSYSFFFRGSVTVKLGVIPMLESISDVVAAEGDPINIAVNVIEGKPNPIVTLSKTTHNQSQLFVALNSTHYQIRKMSASISDGGVYRVKAINAVGSDAINFTVTIYFLRLDDCDLCNANNGSRVKCIFSSNPKPIDVTFENHSLSPKEEAIGLGFGKYEVSVMIPGHSHYYAILIRNGYNLSILVECNLFVSIAPTVPPSVLATVGRKTTEANENSEITVQSSSNAAKMSCRRYEGYIAAIAVLSTLFSAALIGIVILFVCLRRRNRKEDPFPTKEKGLEMHPSPVYQVASKLTRDD